DNA from Streptomyces sp. Edi4:
CGCCTCGCCGTGCAGGTCGCGGTTGACCGCGCTGTCGCGCGGCAGGTGCTTGACCAGGACGGCGAGGCGGCGGGACGTCAGGGTGCCGCGATGCCAGTCGAGGAGGTCGACGGCGTAGTGGCGCAGCAGGTCGGCTTCCAGAGCCTCGGCGTGTTCTTCGACGAACGCGTCGAGGCTCAGTCTTCCCCCAGGCCGAGCCCGGTCTCCTTGCCGTACGCCTCCAGGATCGCGGCGATGTCCTGCATCGTGATGTCGTGCTCCAGGAACTTCTTGAACTGCGCCTCGCCGAACAGCAGTCCGAGCAGCCCGTCGACGTCGCTGTCGTCGAGGTCGCGCAGGGACCGTGCCGTGCGGTGGCCGATCTCGGTGGGGAGTTCGAAGGTGTCGCCGTCCAACTGGAAGGACCACGCGGTCCCGTGCGCCTCCAGGCGCTGGGCGCGGGCCGCGTTGACGTCGAATCCGGACATGGTGCTGCTCCTAAGCAGTCGAGGGAAGCGGGGGTGGCGCCGCCCCGGGGAGGGGAGACCCGGGGCGGCGCCGATTCAGGTGGTACGGAGACGGCGCGGGGCCGGCGCGTGAGCACCGGCGCCCGCCCCGATGTGGCGGGAAGCGGGCTCACCCCGAAAAGAGGCGCGAGCCCAACTCGGCTTCCTGAAGGGCTACTTCGTGCCGAACGACGCGTCCTTCATCAGCCACGTCGCCAGCGCCTCGCCCGGCTTGGGGGCCATCGCGGTGAAGGTGACGCCCAGCTTGACGGCGCCCTTGCGGTTCAGGTCGATGTCGTCGGAGACGGTCACCACGCCACGCGGCACCACGAAGCGGTAGGCCACCTGGGTGCCGTCGGTGAACTCGATGCCCAGCGCGCGCTCGTCCTCGCCCTGGTCGCTGTGGATCTCGTACTTGTAGAGATCCGTGTTCGGGGCGACCTCGGAGACCTGGCCACCGCCGAAGAAGAACGGCAGGGTGTCCTCGTTGAGCTGGAGCATGCCGAACTTCAGGGTGAGCTCGCGCTGGGTGTAGATCGTGCGGGCCGGGGTCAGCGACTGCCAGGTGTCGATGTTGGCGGTCTTGCCCTTCCGGCCGAACTTCACGCCGTCGGTGCTGGTGTAACCCAGGTCGTGCCAGGCCGGGCCCCACACGGCGGTGGTGTCGGCGGGCGCGGCGGTGCCGACGGCGGCGAGGAAGATGCGGCCGGTGCCGGCCACGCGGATCTCGCTCGGGTTCATTCCGGACATGCTGGTTCTCCTTGGTGGGTGGTGCGGGATGCGCGTAGGGCCCCGCCGGATCGGCGGGGCCCTACGGTGCGGGGGTGGGTCAGGACGGGCGGAGCGAGAGGCGCACCGTGGTGCGGTTGCCGGCCGGCCGGTTGTGGTCCGGCAGCCAGCGCACGGCCTCGGTCTCGACGACGTCGGTGACGACCGCGGTGCCATAGGTGGTGCCGCGAAGCTGGAGGAGTGCGGCGCGGACCGAGAGCGACAGGGTGTGTGCCGCCGTCTTGGTCGGGCCGTACACCTCCAACTCGACGAGAGGCTGGTCGAGGTGGAGGTCGTCGACCCAGGCGCCGCCGGTCCGGGAGACCAGCACCGCCTGTTGCGTATCGTCGAAGACGGCGGACGGCCGGTTGTCGACGGCCACCCCGGACAGCTCCGGCAGGTACTTGAGGTGGTCGACGATCAGGCGTTCCACATCCGGGAACGCGAGCAGGGCCTCGTTCAACCGAGCCTCCTTTCGGTGGTCGGGGCAAGAGGGCCGGCCGTCCGGCGGACGACCGGATCGCGTGGAGCGACCGGTGGGAGAGGGCCGCGCGAGCAGTGCGCGGCCTCGGCAGCGCGACATCTCGGCGAGCAGCTGAACGCGACGCCACCCACCACGGTCGGCCGGTTCTACGGCGCTAGGCGCTTCGGAGCGCCCCCTGCCCCGGGCCGTCCGGCCGCTGAGGCACCCCGGGGCCGGCCCGCGCTGGAGGCCGCCGAGGCACCCCGGCCGGCCCGCATCAGGGGCCGCCCCGGAATCGTGGAGTGACCGGCGTGTCGTCCTGGACGGCATTTGTTTTGACCCAAGTCGATGCGGTAGGTACGCTCAGACCTTGTGCCTGGGGTGTGCCTGGGCTCCGCTGCGTGCCTACGTCCGCAGCGCGAGCTTCTGGACCGGCCACCGCAATCTGCGCTTCTCCCGCCCTCGGGCGGGGTCCGCAGTATTCGACACACCCGACCGCGTGGGTCGGAGACGTGTTTCAGGTTAGTTTTACTACGGCACACAGAAACCGGAGAAGTAGTGCCTACGATCCAGCAGCTGGTCCGGAAGGGCCGGCAGGACAAGGTCGAGAAGAACAAGACGCCCGCGCTCGAGGGTTCGCCCCAGCGCCGCGGCGTCTGCACGCGTGTGTTCACGACCACCCCGAAGAAGCCGAACTCGGCGCTCCGTAAGGTCGCGCGTGTGCGTCTGACCTCCGGCATCGAGGTCACGGCCTACATCCCGGGTGAGGGACACAACCTGCAGGAGCACTCCATCGTGCTCGTGCGTGGTGGCCGTGTGAAGGACCTGCCGGGTGTTCGCTACAAGATCATCCGCGGTTCGCTCGACACCCAGGGTGTCAAGAACCGCAAGCAGGCCCGCAGCCGCTACGGCGCCAAGAAGGAGAAGTAAGAATGCCTCGTAAGGGCCCCGCCCCGAAGCGCCCGGTCATCATCGACCCGGTCTACAGCTCTCCTCTTGTCACCTCGCTGATCAACAAGATCCTGCTGGACGGAAAGCGCTCCACCGCCGAGCGCATCGTCTACGGCGCCATGGAGGGCCTGCGCGAGAAGACCGGTGCTGACCCGGTCATCACGCTCAAGCGCGCTCTGGAGAACGTCAAGCCGTCTCTTGAGGTCAAGTCCCGCCGTGTCGGTGGCGCCACCTACCAGGTGCCGATCGAGGTCAAGCCCGGTCGCGCCGCCACCCTCTCGCTTCGCTGGATCGTGGGTTACTCCCGCGCCCGCCGTGAGAAGACCATGACCGAACGCCTCATGAACGAGCTGCTCGACGCCTCCAACGGCCTCGGCGCCGCGGTCAAGAAGCGTGAGGACACCCACAAGATGGCCGAGTCCAACAAGGCCTTCGCGCACTACCGCTGGTAGTCGCTACCCACATCGAGACCGAGAGAAGACTGAGCCGATATGGCTACCACTTCACTTGACCTGGCCAAGGTCCGCAACATCGGGATCATGGCTCACATCGACGCGGGCAAGACGACCACCACCGAGCGGATCCTGTTCTACACCGGTGTGTCGTACAAGATCGGTGAGGTCCACGACGGCGCTGCCACGATGGACTGGATGGAGCAGGAGCAGGAGCGCGGCATCACGATCACGTCCGCCGCGACGACCTGCCACTGGCCGCTCGAGGACGTCGACCACACCATCAACATCATCGACACCCCGGGTCACGTGGACTTCACGGTCGAGGTGGAGCGTTCGCTCCGCGT
Protein-coding regions in this window:
- a CDS encoding phage tail protein; this encodes MSGMNPSEIRVAGTGRIFLAAVGTAAPADTTAVWGPAWHDLGYTSTDGVKFGRKGKTANIDTWQSLTPARTIYTQRELTLKFGMLQLNEDTLPFFFGGGQVSEVAPNTDLYKYEIHSDQGEDERALGIEFTDGTQVAYRFVVPRGVVTVSDDIDLNRKGAVKLGVTFTAMAPKPGEALATWLMKDASFGTK
- the rpsL gene encoding 30S ribosomal protein S12 — translated: MPTIQQLVRKGRQDKVEKNKTPALEGSPQRRGVCTRVFTTTPKKPNSALRKVARVRLTSGIEVTAYIPGEGHNLQEHSIVLVRGGRVKDLPGVRYKIIRGSLDTQGVKNRKQARSRYGAKKEK
- the rpsG gene encoding 30S ribosomal protein S7, which encodes MPRKGPAPKRPVIIDPVYSSPLVTSLINKILLDGKRSTAERIVYGAMEGLREKTGADPVITLKRALENVKPSLEVKSRRVGGATYQVPIEVKPGRAATLSLRWIVGYSRARREKTMTERLMNELLDASNGLGAAVKKREDTHKMAESNKAFAHYRW